In a genomic window of Rutidosis leptorrhynchoides isolate AG116_Rl617_1_P2 unplaced genomic scaffold, CSIRO_AGI_Rlap_v1 contig477, whole genome shotgun sequence:
- the LOC139883935 gene encoding xyloglucan endotransglucosylase/hydrolase protein 22-like, protein MRLYSSLWNTDDWATRGGLVKTDWTNAPFTASYKNFNSDACVWSNGQSSCCSESPNSWFWQGLDYAQQGQLNWVRDNYMIYNYCSDTNRFPQGVPQECAYANLY, encoded by the coding sequence ATGAGACTTTACTCTAGTTTATGGAATACTGATGACTGGGCAACTAGAGGCGGACTTGTGAAGACTGATTGGACGAACGCACCGTTCACTGCTTCGTACAAAAACTTCAATTCCGATGCATGTGTTTGGTCAAATGGTCAATCTTCTTGCTGCTCAGAATCTCCAAATTCTTGGTTTTGGCAAGGTCTTGATTATGCACAGCAAGGACAATTGAACTGGGTGCGAGATAATTATATGATTTACAATTACTGCTCAGACACGAATCGATTCCCACAAGGTGTTCCTCAAGAATGTGCATATGCCAACCTTTATTAG
- the LOC139883938 gene encoding probable xyloglucan endotransglucosylase/hydrolase protein 23: protein MASYFDSTTLILVFCLIVGLATGNFVQDFDITWGDGRGKILNNGDLLTLSLDQSLGSGFQSKNMYLFGKIDMQLKLVPGNSAGTVTAYYLRSQGDAWDEIDFEFLGNLTGDPYTLHTNVYTQGKGDREQQFHLWFDPTADFHTYSILWNPQGIVFSVDGTPIREFKNLEAIGVPFPKNQPMRLESSLWNADDWATRGGLIKTDWSNAPFTASYRNFNANACVFTNGKSSCGSIGMGWLTQELDSASQGKLRWVQNNFMIYNYCNDSKRFPQGFPKECSAN, encoded by the exons ATGGCTTCGTATTTTGATTCTACGACTTTAATCCTAGTTTTTTGTTTAATAGTTGGCTTAGCAACTGGAAATTTTGTGCAAGATTTTGATATTACCTGGGGAGATGGTCGAGGTAAAATTCTCAACAATGGTGATCTCCTTACTCTTTCATTAGATCAATCTCTTGGCTCGGGATTTCAGTCCAAGAATATGTACTTGTTTGGCAAGATTGACATGCAACTCAAACTTGTCCCGGGAAACTCTGCTGGAACTGTCACTGCCTATTAT TTAAGGTCACAAGGAGATGCTTGGGATGAGATAGATTTCGAGTTCTTGGGTAATTTGACTGGCGATCCTTATACTCTCCACACAAATGTGTATACTCAAGGCAAAGGCGATAGAGAACAACAGTTTCATCTTTGGTTTGATCCAACGGCTGATTTTCACACTTACTCTATTCTCTGGAATCCACAAGGAATTGT TTTTTCTGTTGATGGCACTCCAATTAGAGAGTTCAAGAATTTGGAAGCAATTGGGGTTCCATTTCCAAAGAACCAACCGATGCGACTCGAATCGAGTCTGTGGAACGCTGATGATTGGGCGACAAGGGGAGGCCTCATAAAGACAGATTGGAGCAATGCACCATTCACTGCTTCTTACAGGAATTTCAATGCAAATGCATGTGTCTTCACAAATGGCAAATCTTCTTGCGGTTCGATCGGTATGGGTTGGCTCACTCAAGAACTCGATTCGGCAAGCCAAGGCAAGCTCAGATGGGTTCAGAATAATTTCATGATTTATAATTACTGTAACGACTCCAAGCGGTTTCCTCAAGGCTTCCCTAAAGAATGCTCTGCCAACTAA